Proteins co-encoded in one Rhopalosiphum maidis isolate BTI-1 chromosome 2, ASM367621v3, whole genome shotgun sequence genomic window:
- the LOC113554529 gene encoding uncharacterized protein LOC113554529, whose amino-acid sequence MNSLRICFCLFLTVGWAWSLPSGMDSQSVGHNSIQAKEDLLEGIYSDCINKGSVSCIKYKLFAYVDKALNKDEINLTEGVTVVRSAGSPGDGAPRSLDGGDEQPKDMESLVVKRVVRYLNEHSIKVDIKGADMVNAVSRTGKSISDMVSQLIGDNEEVDSSEENRGIKKKKKSKHVLLHLLTLLKIKLAAILPFAIGKIALIAGKALLFGKIALVLSLIVVLQKILSKQHEKTVTYEVIPQHHHEVHGGHDSYGSAGAADIPSGGYGGGYGGGSSSGSGWGRSVDSQQMAYSAQAPQTSQ is encoded by the exons ATGAACTCCTTGAGGATATGTTTTTGCTTATTTTTGACCGTCGGATGGGCATGGAGCTTACCATCCGGTATGGACTCCCAATCTGTCGGCCACAACTCCATTCAGGCTAAAGAGGATTTATTGGAAGGCATCTACAGCGACTGCATTAACAAAGGCTCTGTGTCATGTATCAAGTACAAGTTATTCGCTTACGTTGACAAGGCATTAAACAAGGACGAGATAAACTTGACCGAAGGAGTGACAGTGGTCAGGTCCGCTGGAAGCCCAGGAGACGGTGCCCCACGATCATTGGACGGCGGAGATGAACAACCCAAGGACATGGAATCCCTGGTCGTCAAACGCGTCGTACGTTATTTGAACGAACACTCCATCAAGGTCGACATCAAGGGAGCCGATATGGTCAACGCCGTGTCCAGAACTGGAAAGTCCATCAGCGATATGGTCAGCCAATTGATCGGAGACAACGAAGAAGTTGACTCGTCCGAAGAAAACCGTGGAATCAAGAAGA AGAAGAAGAGTAAGCACGTGCTCCTGCATCTGTTGACCCTCCTCAAGATCAAATTGGCCGCCATCCTTCCGTTCGCCATCGGTAAGATTGCCCTGATCGCCGGTAAGGCTTTGTTGTTCGGCAAGATCGCTTTGGTCCTGTCCCTGATCGTCGTCCTGCAGAAGATACTCAGCAAACAACACGAGAAGACCGTCACATACGAGGTTATCCCACAACACCACCACGAAGTTCACGGAGGACACGACTCATACGGTAGTGCCGGCGCTGCCGACATCCCATCCGGTGGATACGGCGGTGGCTACGGAGGTGGTTCATCAAGCGGCAGCGGTTGGGGACGCAGCGTCGACTCCCAACAAATGGCCTACAGCGCCCAAGCACCGCAGACATCTCAATGA